From the Gordonia bronchialis DSM 43247 genome, one window contains:
- a CDS encoding MadR family response regulator transcription factor: MNAPDAATAIRTMLVDDHALLREGIRSLLDREAAISVVGEAGSYDAALAEVQRCRPDVVVVDLKLTAGTEYEGLRLITEISGRHPGVATLVLTTFLDDDLVVRAVRAGARGYVVKDVDTTELVRAIQAVFGGGSAFDPRSAAIVLRSVSGDVDKPEALTDREREVLRLLADGLSNKRIGQTLFISESTVKFHIRNIIRKLGVSKRTDAVYIASKRGLI; this comes from the coding sequence ATGAACGCGCCTGATGCCGCGACGGCCATCCGCACCATGCTGGTGGACGACCATGCACTGTTACGCGAGGGGATCCGTTCCCTGCTCGACCGAGAGGCCGCGATCTCCGTGGTCGGGGAGGCGGGGTCCTACGACGCCGCGCTGGCCGAGGTGCAACGGTGCCGGCCCGATGTGGTGGTGGTGGATCTGAAGCTCACCGCGGGCACCGAGTACGAGGGGCTGCGGCTGATCACCGAGATCTCCGGACGCCATCCCGGCGTCGCCACCCTGGTGCTCACCACCTTTCTCGATGACGACCTCGTGGTCCGCGCCGTACGGGCGGGCGCGCGCGGCTACGTCGTCAAAGACGTCGACACCACCGAACTCGTCCGGGCGATCCAGGCGGTGTTCGGTGGTGGCAGCGCCTTTGATCCGCGCAGTGCCGCGATCGTCTTGCGCAGTGTCTCCGGCGACGTGGACAAACCGGAGGCGCTGACCGACCGCGAGCGAGAGGTGCTGCGCCTGCTGGCCGACGGGCTGTCCAACAAACGGATCGGGCAGACCCTGTTCATCTCGGAGTCGACCGTGAAGTTTCACATCCGCAACATCATCCGCAAGCTGGGGGTCTCCAAGCGGACCGACGCCGTCTACATCGCGAGCAAACGCGGGCTGATCTGA
- a CDS encoding MadS family sensor histidine kinase gives MTIRSGHTAGNNPAQDDPDGAGGGQRLESLLGLHSVKGSHYAQFRGVEQRLTRVVEALDRISRALVQTAEGPETLVLSVVRAVQEHLDAEWVVFALCDGELDRTGPRHLMIGADGTTYAFEGVHVARTPSHLPDEVLNRLNDILRNQMSQLMRPVVDDHHVHVPVHLDGRVVGGLSAWTPEHKVVDSADPVVLRILARQAAVALLNAALLEESRHQLARAEAAYAKATEQAADLAVRNAELERTQRELSAVMRQRLVTEERERIARELHDSVTQSVLSAGVHIEVCRMESDPRTADRLEVAGRLTRNAVEQLRSVIYALNQAPSVEGLSLAEVLDELCSMHLPDDLATRVRVTGRIRDLPDDVQHAVLRIAGEALFNTAVHADATRARVNLAYLDDAISLSVDDDGAGDPVHLRRVLRAAMPGDLAGRHRGLANMSARAAELGGDFRIRRSRLGGVRIVVTIPTGPERTVPTQRGPTGRRGEVSP, from the coding sequence ATGACGATCCGCTCCGGGCACACCGCGGGCAACAACCCCGCACAAGACGACCCCGACGGGGCCGGTGGCGGACAGCGCCTCGAATCGCTGCTCGGCCTGCATTCGGTCAAGGGATCGCACTACGCGCAGTTCCGGGGTGTCGAACAGCGACTCACCCGGGTCGTGGAAGCCCTCGACCGCATCTCGCGGGCCCTCGTGCAGACCGCGGAGGGGCCCGAGACCCTGGTCCTGTCGGTGGTGCGGGCCGTCCAGGAGCACCTCGACGCCGAGTGGGTGGTCTTCGCCCTGTGCGACGGCGAACTCGACCGGACCGGCCCGCGTCACCTGATGATCGGCGCCGACGGTACGACCTACGCCTTCGAGGGTGTGCACGTCGCACGCACGCCCAGTCATCTGCCCGACGAGGTGCTCAACCGGCTCAACGACATCCTGCGCAATCAGATGTCGCAGCTGATGCGCCCGGTGGTCGACGATCATCACGTCCATGTCCCGGTCCACCTCGACGGTCGGGTCGTGGGCGGGTTGTCGGCGTGGACCCCCGAGCACAAGGTGGTGGATTCGGCCGATCCGGTGGTCCTGCGCATCCTCGCCCGGCAGGCGGCCGTGGCCCTGCTCAACGCAGCGCTGCTCGAAGAGAGCCGCCACCAGCTGGCCCGGGCCGAGGCAGCCTATGCGAAGGCGACCGAACAGGCCGCCGACCTCGCCGTGCGCAACGCCGAACTCGAGCGGACCCAGCGGGAACTGTCCGCAGTGATGCGGCAGCGGCTGGTGACCGAGGAACGCGAGCGGATCGCGCGCGAACTGCACGACTCGGTCACCCAGTCGGTGCTCTCGGCGGGCGTCCACATCGAGGTGTGCCGCATGGAGTCCGATCCGCGGACCGCCGACCGTCTGGAGGTGGCGGGCCGGCTGACGCGCAACGCGGTCGAGCAGCTGCGTTCGGTGATCTACGCGCTGAATCAGGCACCGTCGGTCGAGGGGCTCAGCCTCGCCGAGGTTCTCGACGAACTGTGCTCCATGCATCTGCCGGACGATCTCGCCACCCGGGTGCGGGTGACCGGACGGATCCGCGATCTTCCCGACGATGTCCAGCACGCGGTGCTGCGCATTGCGGGAGAGGCCCTGTTCAACACGGCCGTCCACGCCGACGCGACCCGCGCACGGGTGAACCTCGCCTATCTCGACGACGCGATCTCGTTGTCCGTCGACGACGACGGTGCCGGCGACCCGGTTCACCTGCGGCGGGTGCTGCGGGCGGCCATGCCGGGCGATCTGGCAGGTCGGCACCGGGGCCTGGCCAACATGTCCGCGCGGGCCGCCGAGCTCGGTGGCGATTTCCGGATTCGTCGATCCCGGCTCGGCGGAGTCCGCATCGTGGTCACCATCCCCACCGGTCCGGAGCGAACCGTGCCGACTCAACGCGGCCCGACCGGCCGCAGAGGAGAGGTCAGCCCATGA
- a CDS encoding iron-containing alcohol dehydrogenase: MTRADLRVAKFHTPEIIVGSGALAEIPGAARGLGMNRLMIVSDRGIVATPWYPELAESLRAEGLGVSSFSGISPNPRAPEITAAFDHYESRRCDGIVALGGGSVIDAAKGVAILAANGGHILQYEGIDKAVMPLPPMVAAPTTAGSGSDVSQFCIVNDVDRMTKVTIIGRALVPDVAVIDPRTLRTLPAEVAAQSGMDAITHCIEAYASVAHSRLTDAAALSAIATAWRCIERFVDDPADPDAGTNMAYAALEAGMAFTNAILGATHAMSHPVGGMCDAPHGAINAVLLPHVIRFNAEADPTPYVRLADAVGIRAGGSPHAVAERFADDVARLAVSVGLPSTLRAHGVSAEHLAVLTDHAMVDACMTTNPRRPSRADVTRMYREAL; encoded by the coding sequence GTGACGCGTGCTGACCTGCGGGTCGCGAAGTTCCACACGCCCGAGATCATCGTCGGCTCCGGCGCACTCGCCGAGATCCCCGGCGCTGCACGCGGTCTGGGGATGAACCGACTGATGATCGTCTCCGACCGGGGCATCGTCGCGACCCCCTGGTACCCCGAACTCGCCGAATCGCTGCGGGCCGAGGGGCTCGGCGTGTCGTCGTTCAGCGGCATCTCGCCCAACCCGCGCGCACCGGAGATCACCGCGGCGTTCGACCACTACGAGTCCCGTCGCTGCGACGGTATCGTCGCGCTGGGCGGCGGGTCGGTCATCGACGCCGCCAAGGGCGTCGCGATCCTGGCCGCCAACGGCGGACACATCCTGCAGTACGAGGGCATCGACAAGGCCGTGATGCCGCTGCCGCCGATGGTCGCCGCGCCGACGACGGCGGGCAGCGGATCGGATGTCTCGCAGTTCTGCATCGTCAACGACGTCGACCGGATGACCAAGGTGACGATCATCGGTCGCGCGTTGGTGCCCGACGTCGCGGTCATCGATCCGCGCACCTTGCGGACGCTGCCGGCCGAGGTCGCCGCACAGTCGGGAATGGATGCGATCACCCACTGCATCGAGGCATATGCATCGGTGGCCCACAGCCGGCTGACCGATGCCGCGGCGTTGTCGGCGATCGCCACCGCCTGGCGGTGTATCGAGCGCTTCGTCGACGATCCCGCCGACCCGGACGCCGGGACCAACATGGCCTACGCGGCGCTGGAGGCCGGGATGGCCTTCACCAACGCGATCCTCGGTGCCACGCACGCGATGAGCCACCCGGTGGGTGGGATGTGCGACGCACCGCACGGCGCGATCAACGCGGTACTGCTGCCGCATGTGATCCGGTTCAACGCCGAGGCCGATCCCACACCGTATGTGCGGTTGGCCGACGCGGTCGGCATCCGGGCGGGTGGTTCTCCGCACGCCGTTGCCGAGCGATTCGCTGATGATGTTGCGCGGCTGGCTGTTTCGGTTGGGCTACCGTCCACGCTGCGGGCGCACGGGGTGTCTGCCGAACACCTCGCGGTGCTCACCGACCATGCGATGGTCGATGCGTGCATGACCACCAATCCGCGCCGGCCGTCGCGCGCGGATGTCACGCGGATGTACCGCGAGGCACTCTGA
- the mftM gene encoding mycofactocin oligosaccharide methyltransferase MftM, with product MTTGAICPPSTTVAVRRMDSPPAGFQRCGSLSWRRRATDVEIVHPFDRSSISDSAMVAGLVGLIESGVIVGQPAFEDAAVGMIRSAASTEASSWAAFYDNSIAELRAGTSPFGPIHRRARSLLSGRSVLEVGSCFGFFALQCAEDGYAVSACDISPGAIGHLRSAARRRGTPVDAVVGDATDLPFATDSSDTVTLIHLLEHLDPQGVLDALGEALRVARRRVVVAVPFEEHPSEHFGHLARLRVDDLAGWAAQVRHGGAETFTDHGGWLVLTPP from the coding sequence ATGACGACCGGCGCGATCTGTCCCCCGTCCACGACCGTGGCAGTGCGGCGCATGGACTCGCCTCCAGCGGGGTTCCAGCGGTGCGGCTCGCTCTCCTGGCGCCGGCGTGCGACCGACGTGGAGATCGTGCATCCCTTCGACCGGTCGTCCATCTCGGATTCGGCGATGGTGGCCGGTCTCGTCGGCCTCATCGAGTCCGGCGTCATCGTCGGACAACCCGCCTTCGAGGATGCGGCGGTCGGGATGATCCGGTCGGCGGCGAGCACCGAGGCGTCGTCGTGGGCCGCCTTCTACGACAACTCGATCGCCGAGTTGCGCGCCGGGACGTCGCCGTTCGGTCCGATACACCGTCGGGCACGCTCTCTGCTCTCCGGTCGCAGCGTCCTGGAGGTCGGGTCGTGCTTCGGCTTCTTCGCACTGCAGTGCGCCGAAGACGGCTACGCGGTCAGCGCCTGCGACATCTCGCCCGGCGCTATCGGTCATCTACGTAGCGCCGCCCGCCGTCGCGGGACCCCGGTCGATGCCGTCGTGGGCGATGCCACCGACCTACCGTTCGCCACCGACTCGTCGGACACCGTGACCCTCATCCATCTTCTCGAGCATCTGGATCCGCAGGGCGTCCTCGACGCGCTCGGCGAAGCCCTGCGCGTCGCGCGCAGAAGAGTAGTGGTGGCGGTGCCCTTCGAGGAACACCCCAGCGAACACTTCGGTCATCTGGCCCGGTTGCGGGTCGACGACCTCGCGGGCTGGGCCGCCCAGGTTCGCCATGGCGGCGCAGAGACCTTCACCGATCACGGCGGATGGCTCGTCCTCACGCCACCCTGA